The following coding sequences lie in one Mixophyes fleayi isolate aMixFle1 chromosome 2 unlocalized genomic scaffold, aMixFle1.hap1 SUPER_2_unloc_5, whole genome shotgun sequence genomic window:
- the LOC142109655 gene encoding gap junction beta-5 protein-like, with product MNWAVFQALLSGSSTFSTAFGRIWLSVVFIFRLLVYIVAAERVWGDEQGEFECNTRQPGCTNVCYDHYFPVSHIRLWALQLIMVTCPSLLVIMHVAYREDRERKHKEKQGENCGRLYLDTGKKRGGLWWTYLISLIVKALVDSAFLYIFHHIYKNYALPNIVKCTLSPCPNIVDCFISRPTEKNIFTLFMVIITIICILLNLVEIGYMVIKRCRECVAQKSHSTSDQTNVIAYLQKQDICHVNNKYNEEKDQLLPYICVTPPETKLK from the coding sequence ATGAATTGGGCCGTTTTTCAGGCTCTCTTAAGTGGATCAAGTACTTTCTCCACTGCCTTTGGACGCATCTGGCTATCAGTAGTATTTATTTTTCGGCTATTGGTTTATATTGTGGCAGCTGAAAGGGTCTGGGGTGATGAGCAAGGAGAATTCGAGTGCAACACACGACAGCCAGGCTGCACCAATGTCTGCTACGATCACTATTTTCCAGTATCACACATAAGGCTCTGGGCCCTCCAGCTAATAATGGTCACCTGCCCATCTCTTCTTGTTATTATGCATGTGGCCTACAGGGAAGATCGTGAGAGAAAGCATAAGGAAAAGCAAGGAGAGAATTGTGGAAGATTGTATTTGGACACTGGAAAAAAAAGAGGAGGTTTATGGTGGACTTATCTCATAAGTCTTATAGTGAAAGCTTTGGTGGACTCAGCATTTCTTTACATCTTTCACCATATCTACAAGAACTATGCTCTCCCTAATATTGTAAAGTGTACATTGTCTCCATGTCCCAATATTGTAGACTGCTTTATATCAAGACCCaccgaaaaaaatattttcacccTGTTTATGGTTATCATTACTATTATTTGCATTCTACTCAACCTGGTTGAGATAGGATACATGGTGATCAAGAGGTGTCGTGAGTGTGTTGCTCAAAAGAGTCATTCTACCAGTGATCAAACTAATGTCATTGCATACCTGCAGAAGCAAGATATATGTCATGTTAACAACAAATATAATGAAGAGAAGGACCAGCTACTTCCTTATATTTGTGTGACACCTCCAGAAACTAAATTAAAGTGA